One genomic region from Evansella sp. LMS18 encodes:
- a CDS encoding S8 family peptidase, with protein MLGFSMVQVIRRHAHKVDRALRGEVLNLYKPFRWTPCFFHNIAERMIKSTRKLQVIVKFKEGCYEAGCEEINRIFTGKLRCSLKKQFRLISCCSAEVTPAALEEILESCSHVEKVYLNRKVEAFLNTAVPAANADNIVRNDTRLTGRGVTIAIIDTGLYPHPDFNGRITGFVDFINGRTDPYDDNGHGTHCAGDAAGDGFASGGNYRGPAPEANLIGVKVLDKMGAGSLDTVMEGVQWCIEYNEQNESGRIDVINLSLGSPAQRYEKETDDPMVQIVEEAWKRGIVVCAAAGNSGPEPQTIASPGISKKIITVGALDDKGTVDRADDEAAGFSSRGPTIYGKTKPDILAPGVNIIAAKSPGSYIDKLSKGSRVGAEYISLSGTSMATPVCAGIVALMLQHNPELTPKKVKRRLKKGTTMWKDRDPDIYGAGYIDGENSIPK; from the coding sequence ATGCTGGGTTTTTCAATGGTACAGGTGATAAGGAGGCATGCTCATAAAGTAGACAGAGCACTCCGGGGGGAAGTTCTTAATCTATATAAACCTTTCAGGTGGACCCCTTGTTTTTTCCATAATATAGCTGAAAGGATGATTAAAAGTACGAGAAAGCTGCAAGTGATAGTAAAGTTCAAGGAAGGCTGTTATGAAGCTGGCTGTGAAGAGATTAACAGAATTTTCACAGGTAAATTGAGGTGCAGCCTGAAAAAACAGTTTCGCCTTATTTCATGCTGCAGTGCGGAGGTGACTCCGGCAGCACTTGAAGAAATACTGGAAAGCTGCAGCCATGTCGAAAAGGTATATCTGAACAGGAAAGTAGAGGCCTTTCTTAATACAGCGGTTCCAGCAGCAAATGCAGATAATATTGTAAGAAATGATACGAGACTGACAGGTAGAGGAGTTACAATAGCGATTATTGATACTGGCTTATATCCTCATCCTGATTTTAACGGCAGAATTACAGGGTTTGTGGATTTCATAAACGGGAGAACTGATCCTTATGATGATAATGGACATGGTACCCATTGTGCCGGCGATGCAGCTGGGGATGGCTTTGCTTCCGGAGGAAATTACCGGGGACCGGCACCTGAAGCGAATCTGATTGGCGTGAAGGTGCTGGATAAAATGGGAGCAGGTTCTCTCGATACAGTCATGGAAGGGGTGCAGTGGTGTATAGAGTATAACGAACAAAATGAATCAGGGAGGATTGATGTCATTAATCTTTCACTTGGCAGCCCCGCTCAGAGGTATGAAAAGGAAACAGATGACCCGATGGTGCAAATCGTCGAGGAAGCCTGGAAGAGAGGAATCGTTGTCTGTGCTGCTGCAGGTAACTCCGGTCCGGAGCCACAGACGATCGCGAGCCCGGGTATCAGCAAAAAGATTATCACAGTAGGCGCATTAGATGACAAAGGAACAGTGGACAGAGCTGATGACGAAGCAGCGGGATTTTCAAGCAGGGGGCCGACAATTTATGGAAAGACAAAACCTGATATCCTTGCACCAGGTGTGAATATCATTGCTGCAAAATCACCTGGCTCTTATATCGATAAGCTGTCAAAGGGAAGCAGGGTGGGAGCTGAATATATTTCTTTATCAGGCACCTCTATGGCAACCCCTGTATGTGCGGGAATCGTTGCTTTGATGCTGCAGCATAATCCAGAGCTGACACCGAAAAAAGTAAAAAGGCGGCTGAAAAAAGGTACTACAATGTGGAAAGACAGGGACCCTGATATTTACGGTGCAGGTTATATTGACGGTGAGAACTCTATACCCAAATAA
- a CDS encoding alpha/beta hydrolase, which translates to MLSRLAMFKPIHIFRWLQRRAALTGSYDTMLSSFLITALFIAASVAMVVSGLGNPTGFGFVPDIIIYFVLNLLFFIVAGAILAYLFSLIYLPVPRLFFGSLLYTGFLSVYVLHLQNLGLVFSLVAGLSYTIGGLILGAVLYIIFHPEAKPVIKVLAVLVPSAAILTAFLVNDAGDNVRLSLEEMAMPEHITPIPAGNPGEPGDYDVISFTYGSGQDRHRPEFGEETDLLSASVDASEYIDRWTRDREHFWGFDETKLPLNGRVWMPDGEGPFPLLLMVHGNHRMENFSDGGYGYLGELLASRGFIAVSVDENFLNYTGWSGIPSRNYELRAWILLHHLLEIKDFNEMVSTPFFRKVNMDQVALMGHSRGGQAAAMAADHERWFSEDLSLQGIDEIGIEAVIALAPTDRRTDDMRSELHETYYLLLHGARDGDLHIFHGDRQYERTSFDEGSERFKASLYIGEANHSQFNTDWGRSDMSLPGGIFTNRDNLLEPEEQQEIAKVYISAFMGAVFHGREDYINLFRDYRSGAHWLPDTQYMSRFENGKFLSLTPFRRNESKTEFPDDVTVEAEGFTEWEIEAAEDRRGNSKNTDGVVLEWKNDPSSDSLYSVHLSESFLENLNDAEPESIWISMADMSLETERAEEMAEAGYFIEIEVATLDGTSVRLPFDDFMPVKPQIKTHYTKFGVMDEYFRDGKYEEQAEIAFQTHEFPFHVFEEANEDFQRDELARITLHFYEGPGRVIIEDFGFISVP; encoded by the coding sequence ATGCTAAGCAGACTTGCTATGTTTAAACCAATACATATATTCAGATGGCTGCAGCGGAGAGCAGCATTAACCGGCAGCTATGACACCATGCTTTCTTCCTTTTTAATTACAGCTTTGTTTATTGCTGCCAGTGTTGCTATGGTAGTTTCCGGGCTTGGAAACCCTACAGGCTTTGGCTTTGTGCCGGATATTATCATCTACTTTGTCCTTAACTTGCTGTTTTTTATTGTCGCAGGAGCTATTCTTGCCTATCTGTTTTCACTCATATATCTTCCTGTACCCCGGCTGTTTTTCGGAAGTTTACTTTATACAGGTTTTTTATCAGTGTATGTGCTCCATTTACAAAACCTCGGCCTCGTATTTTCTTTAGTGGCAGGCCTTTCTTATACGATAGGAGGGCTGATATTAGGAGCAGTGCTTTATATAATTTTCCATCCGGAAGCTAAGCCTGTTATAAAAGTACTGGCAGTTCTGGTTCCATCGGCGGCGATACTTACAGCCTTTTTAGTAAACGATGCTGGAGACAATGTTCGCCTTTCTTTAGAGGAGATGGCCATGCCGGAACATATTACACCTATACCAGCAGGCAATCCGGGGGAGCCTGGTGATTATGATGTTATTTCCTTTACATATGGGAGCGGCCAGGACAGGCATCGTCCGGAATTTGGAGAGGAAACGGATTTGCTGTCAGCATCTGTGGATGCCTCGGAGTATATTGACAGATGGACCAGGGACCGGGAACACTTCTGGGGTTTTGATGAAACAAAACTTCCTTTAAATGGCCGGGTCTGGATGCCTGACGGAGAGGGACCTTTTCCCCTCCTTCTCATGGTCCATGGTAACCACCGTATGGAAAACTTTTCAGATGGAGGTTACGGTTATTTAGGTGAGCTCCTTGCAAGCAGAGGTTTTATTGCTGTTTCTGTGGATGAGAATTTCCTGAATTATACTGGCTGGTCAGGAATCCCTAGCCGAAACTATGAACTGCGGGCGTGGATTTTGCTTCATCATCTGTTGGAAATAAAAGATTTTAACGAGATGGTAAGCACACCGTTTTTCCGTAAAGTAAATATGGATCAGGTAGCATTAATGGGGCATTCCCGGGGCGGGCAGGCAGCTGCCATGGCAGCAGACCATGAAAGATGGTTCTCAGAGGACCTCTCACTCCAGGGAATTGACGAAATCGGCATTGAAGCTGTGATTGCACTTGCGCCAACTGACAGAAGGACGGATGATATGCGGTCGGAACTGCATGAAACGTATTACCTTCTGCTTCATGGGGCGAGAGATGGAGATCTCCATATTTTCCATGGTGACCGGCAGTATGAAAGAACTTCTTTCGATGAAGGATCAGAACGATTTAAAGCCTCATTGTATATAGGTGAGGCGAACCACAGCCAGTTTAATACAGACTGGGGCAGATCCGATATGAGCCTTCCAGGCGGGATTTTCACCAATCGTGACAATTTGCTCGAACCGGAAGAGCAGCAGGAAATCGCAAAAGTATATATATCCGCTTTTATGGGAGCTGTCTTCCATGGAAGAGAGGATTATATAAATCTGTTCCGTGATTATCGCTCCGGGGCTCACTGGCTGCCGGACACCCAGTATATGAGCAGGTTTGAAAATGGAAAATTTTTATCCCTTACTCCGTTCAGAAGAAACGAGAGTAAAACAGAGTTCCCTGATGATGTTACAGTTGAAGCAGAAGGCTTTACAGAATGGGAAATAGAAGCTGCGGAAGACCGGCGGGGCAATTCAAAGAACACAGATGGCGTGGTGCTTGAATGGAAAAATGACCCTTCCAGCGACAGCCTTTATTCAGTGCATCTGTCTGAAAGCTTTCTGGAAAACTTAAATGATGCTGAACCGGAGAGTATCTGGATCTCCATGGCGGATATGAGCCTGGAAACAGAGCGTGCGGAAGAAATGGCCGAAGCCGGATACTTTATTGAAATTGAGGTTGCTACGCTTGACGGGACTTCGGTAAGGCTGCCGTTTGATGATTTTATGCCGGTAAAACCACAAATTAAAACCCATTACACAAAGTTCGGTGTGATGGATGAATATTTCCGTGACGGCAAGTATGAAGAACAGGCAGAAATTGCTTTTCAGACGCATGAATTTCCGTTTCATGTATTTGAAGAGGCTAATGAGGATTTCCAGCGGGACGAGCTTGCGAGAATTACGCTCCATTTTTACGAAGGGCCAGGCAGGGTAATTATTGAGGATTTTGGTTTCATTTCGGTTCCTTAG
- a CDS encoding GAF domain-containing sensor histidine kinase → MSSELRENELTTLKVIAETLNQSNDLHAMLSVVLDRLLEITGLSAGWIFLSESKGEYVCSADSGLPPALAIEEKKPMREGVCWCIEKFWSGRLTSAVNIMECKRLEDSITLKRGDTKGITHHATVPLKAGEETFGLLNVAAPGKTKFTEEELALLSSVAFQIGTAIKRMKLYEAQQHRAEEFARLDVASRELKKLNDIETFPEQAAHKIKDIFGFTFAELYIKTTGVLTDSPQLIPEVAEEHISSILTEAEKRKEVIFTEDAHRKVAAIPLLSGEETAGFLLAGMDRSCKIPGEIFSALAGHLTLAMENAKLHKMRQEISVMEERNRLARDLHDSVTQTLFSLSLTAKGAKNIYKHEQGIKETFEDLQQMAQTALTEMRSLILQLKPPGLEDGVITALKKYGSNLGMQVHAHVEGVAPIPEKVEEALWRIGQEALNNTCKHGDTSDVFADLKLTKENVRLIVKDNGRGFNSEKTYRSAGLTGMIERAEELQGTVKINSGPGRGTEIIADFPVNGGI, encoded by the coding sequence ATGAGTTCTGAATTACGTGAGAATGAATTAACAACTTTAAAAGTGATTGCTGAAACTTTAAACCAGTCCAATGACTTACATGCTATGCTTTCTGTTGTTCTTGACCGGCTTCTTGAAATAACGGGGCTTTCCGCCGGCTGGATTTTTCTCAGTGAATCAAAAGGGGAGTATGTCTGTTCGGCTGATTCAGGTCTGCCTCCTGCGCTGGCGATAGAGGAAAAGAAGCCAATGCGGGAAGGTGTTTGCTGGTGTATTGAAAAGTTCTGGTCCGGGCGTCTGACTAGTGCAGTGAATATAATGGAGTGTAAACGGCTGGAAGACTCCATCACCTTGAAACGAGGAGATACTAAAGGGATTACTCACCATGCTACAGTACCGTTAAAAGCAGGTGAGGAAACTTTCGGGCTGCTGAATGTGGCGGCTCCCGGGAAAACAAAATTTACAGAAGAGGAGCTTGCTCTCCTAAGTTCAGTTGCGTTTCAAATAGGTACGGCAATTAAGCGAATGAAACTGTATGAAGCTCAGCAGCACAGAGCGGAAGAATTTGCCCGGCTTGATGTGGCCAGCAGGGAACTGAAGAAACTGAATGACATCGAAACTTTTCCGGAGCAGGCCGCTCATAAAATTAAAGACATATTTGGTTTTACGTTCGCTGAACTTTACATAAAAACTACTGGAGTTTTAACAGACAGCCCTCAACTGATACCAGAAGTTGCCGAAGAACATATCAGCTCGATTTTAACCGAGGCTGAGAAAAGGAAAGAAGTTATTTTTACAGAAGATGCCCACCGAAAAGTGGCAGCCATCCCATTGCTGAGCGGGGAGGAAACAGCTGGTTTCCTGCTGGCGGGTATGGACAGGAGCTGTAAAATACCTGGGGAAATCTTTTCTGCTCTTGCAGGCCATCTTACACTTGCAATGGAAAACGCAAAGCTGCATAAAATGAGGCAGGAGATATCTGTCATGGAGGAAAGAAACCGGCTGGCAAGGGACCTTCATGACTCTGTCACTCAGACATTGTTTTCTCTTTCTCTTACAGCAAAGGGAGCGAAAAATATTTATAAACATGAGCAGGGAATTAAAGAAACATTTGAAGACCTCCAGCAAATGGCACAGACGGCGCTCACAGAAATGCGTTCTTTAATCTTGCAGCTTAAGCCCCCAGGCCTGGAAGATGGAGTAATCACTGCGCTGAAAAAATACGGAAGCAATCTTGGTATGCAGGTACATGCACACGTTGAGGGAGTTGCTCCAATTCCTGAAAAAGTAGAAGAAGCACTTTGGAGGATTGGGCAGGAAGCGTTAAATAATACCTGCAAACATGGAGATACTAGTGACGTTTTTGCCGATTTGAAGCTCACTAAAGAAAATGTAAGATTAATAGTTAAAGATAATGGAAGAGGGTTTAATTCTGAGAAGACGTACCGCTCCGCTGGTTTAACAGGGATGATTGAACGAGCCGAAGAGCTGCAGGGAACCGTAAAAATTAATAGCGGACCGGGGAGAGGGACAGAAATCATTGCAGACTTTCCGGTCAATGGGGGAATCTAA
- a CDS encoding VOC family protein encodes MARVRRYQPHTMIAVHHIGAETENLEKTAAYLINKYKLKEERRFIFEGERIVFLSGDRWKIELIEVKKKSRQPLHTAFLVTDITSGVKLFQNLGYLSTEGPYLLDTGWKTVFLENEEGEFIELITDRNS; translated from the coding sequence ATGGCACGAGTTCGGCGATATCAACCTCATACTATGATTGCCGTTCACCATATTGGTGCGGAAACGGAGAACCTGGAGAAAACAGCCGCATATTTAATTAATAAATATAAGTTAAAGGAAGAACGACGATTTATTTTTGAGGGTGAAAGAATTGTTTTTCTGTCAGGGGACCGCTGGAAAATAGAGCTAATAGAAGTAAAGAAGAAAAGCCGCCAGCCTCTCCATACAGCATTCCTGGTTACTGATATTACAAGCGGAGTTAAACTCTTTCAAAACCTTGGATATCTGTCTACGGAGGGACCCTACCTTCTTGATACTGGCTGGAAGACCGTTTTTTTAGAAAATGAAGAGGGAGAATTCATAGAGTTGATAACAGACAGGAATAGCTAA
- a CDS encoding SDR family oxidoreductase: MNRKRADQKMNDKQTIVITGASKGLGRALTLAFAKQKARLAICARGEKDLMKVKKEAEALGAEVLAVPADVSKAADVDRFISLTEISYSTIDVLINNASTIGPSPIPFLADTTEEDFQKVLQANTIGPFLITKRVLAGMLSRGAGSIINVTSEAGNTGYAGWGTYGISKFALEGMTETWADEVQDTGVRVNMVDPGEMDTEMHDLAVPDCDYEIGKPEDSVDVFIYLASEESSKVNGQRFRAQEFALTNKGAV, encoded by the coding sequence ATGAATAGAAAGAGAGCTGATCAGAAAATGAATGATAAACAAACAATAGTGATTACCGGAGCATCAAAAGGGTTAGGCAGGGCGTTAACACTTGCTTTTGCAAAACAGAAAGCAAGGCTAGCAATCTGTGCCAGAGGAGAAAAGGATTTAATGAAAGTAAAAAAGGAAGCAGAAGCACTTGGAGCCGAAGTTCTTGCTGTACCAGCCGATGTTTCAAAAGCTGCCGATGTGGACAGATTTATCTCCCTGACGGAAATCAGCTATAGCACGATCGACGTATTAATCAATAATGCTTCCACCATCGGACCGAGCCCAATCCCATTCCTGGCTGATACCACAGAAGAGGATTTCCAAAAGGTCCTGCAGGCAAACACGATCGGCCCATTTTTAATAACTAAAAGAGTCCTTGCAGGTATGCTTTCCCGTGGTGCCGGTTCGATTATAAATGTTACTTCCGAGGCAGGCAACACTGGCTATGCCGGATGGGGAACATACGGGATTTCCAAATTTGCTCTTGAAGGTATGACAGAAACATGGGCAGACGAAGTTCAGGATACAGGGGTGCGCGTAAATATGGTTGACCCAGGAGAAATGGATACAGAAATGCATGATCTCGCAGTCCCTGACTGTGATTACGAGATTGGTAAGCCTGAGGATTCGGTGGATGTGTTTATTTATCTTGCATCTGAAGAAAGCAGTAAAGTAAACGGACAGCGGTTCCGGGCACAGGAATTTGCTCTTACGAATAAGGGGGCAGTCTGA
- a CDS encoding S-adenosylmethionine:tRNA ribosyltransferase-isomerase has protein sequence MNTSLSAETFTIPEELNAAAPPEVRGIRRDQVKMMVLSRTNGKLIHSHFNNLTDFLREGDLLVLNNSRTIPAVLKADVWRNGIKRRKATEVRLARKIYENGWEVLLPEGGVKKGDKLIFSRRLQGKAVLLKDNYPFVLVRFSLTGRQLYDEIYKLGEPVRYEYIHHPWDLGQYQTVYGSVPGSVEMPSAGRAFSWELISQLKKIGVKTAFLQLHTGLSYLTDNQWELPPGENKESYMVPQETAELVTETKQNGGRIIAVGTTVVRALETAGFKNGRMTAQSGWTDIYINETSSLSAADGLITGFHEPEASHLNMLTAFVERKKLISAYNTALEEGYLWHEFGDINLIL, from the coding sequence ATGAATACCTCATTATCCGCCGAAACATTTACTATTCCAGAGGAACTGAATGCTGCAGCGCCTCCTGAGGTACGGGGAATCAGGCGCGATCAAGTGAAAATGATGGTTCTTTCCCGTACCAATGGGAAGCTTATCCATTCTCACTTTAATAATCTTACTGATTTTCTTAGGGAAGGTGACCTGCTCGTCCTGAATAACAGCAGAACAATCCCTGCTGTCCTTAAGGCTGATGTATGGAGGAACGGCATTAAGAGAAGAAAAGCCACGGAAGTGCGTCTTGCAAGGAAAATATATGAAAACGGCTGGGAAGTTCTCCTGCCTGAAGGAGGGGTGAAAAAGGGGGACAAATTGATCTTTTCCAGAAGGCTGCAGGGAAAGGCAGTTTTACTGAAAGATAATTATCCCTTTGTGCTGGTTCGATTTTCGTTAACAGGAAGGCAGCTTTACGACGAAATATATAAGCTGGGAGAGCCAGTACGTTATGAATATATCCACCACCCGTGGGATTTGGGGCAGTATCAGACTGTTTATGGGTCTGTTCCTGGCTCGGTGGAGATGCCATCGGCAGGAAGGGCTTTTAGCTGGGAGCTGATCAGCCAGCTGAAAAAGATAGGCGTAAAGACAGCATTTCTCCAGCTTCATACCGGCCTGAGCTACCTTACGGATAACCAGTGGGAGCTTCCCCCGGGAGAAAATAAAGAAAGCTATATGGTCCCTCAGGAAACAGCGGAACTGGTAACTGAGACAAAACAGAACGGCGGGCGGATTATTGCTGTCGGGACAACGGTTGTAAGGGCTCTTGAAACAGCAGGCTTTAAAAACGGCAGAATGACTGCTCAATCAGGATGGACGGACATTTATATTAACGAAACTAGTTCACTATCTGCAGCTGATGGGCTGATCACCGGTTTTCACGAGCCTGAAGCAAGCCATCTGAATATGTTAACCGCGTTTGTTGAACGGAAAAAATTAATATCCGCTTACAACACTGCATTAGAGGAAGGATATTTATGGCACGAGTTCGGCGATATCAACCTCATACTATGA
- the pulA gene encoding type I pullulanase → MENHVAWIEDKNILSLTHDNAAHLLHAEAQPFIKKCLDGSVISVSISEVTDDNKLFFSSSQELSLGESLELHLAGHVFPVYAGAIVRTDWFDTLYAAPDEKLGAACGKKETTFAVWAPTATELKLYLNNVSYSMNRQKNGVWKCTIPGYWHGSSYQYKVTVNGQTELVNDPYAKSLMPNSTKSVVIDQDKVRINWLPASQRPSLKNVTDAVIYELHLRDATSHKESGVKQKGKYCGLAERNTKTNKGFSTGISYMKELGCTHVQLLPVNDFARVDELDPEKDYNWGYDPLFFQVPEGSYSLSPEDPAARITECKTMINTIHQEGLSVILDVVFNHVYKIEESTFQKLVPGYYFRYHEDGTLSNGTGVGNDFASERTMGRKFIIESIDYWLTEFKVDGFRFDLMGILDIETMKQVRERCEEENVKIIVLGEGWDLSTALPAELKSVTNHSQKLPGIMFFNDFFRDTLKGNLFNMHDTGYTNGKGRFIERLPHLVSGCALEEFGLPVVSDINQTINYVECHDNHTLWDRLLKTNEEESDKDRKKIHQLATGLTLLSQGVPFIHAGQEWFRSKQGDGNSYLSGDKINQLDWSMRETEEENIKFIRNLISIRKQFNVFRLSSKEEVRRRLHILQTPAPVFGFALFGDREDFVIYVNPTKRRFELHLPSPGKWRVMATNEFPGDTELAGKEVSGEFTFLEPYELTVMKKAR, encoded by the coding sequence GTGGAAAATCATGTAGCCTGGATCGAGGATAAAAATATTTTGAGTTTAACACATGACAATGCTGCACATCTGCTTCACGCTGAAGCTCAACCCTTTATTAAAAAATGTCTGGATGGATCTGTTATCTCTGTTTCGATTTCAGAAGTAACAGACGACAATAAATTATTTTTCTCATCCAGCCAGGAACTGTCTCTGGGAGAAAGCCTTGAGCTGCACCTGGCCGGACATGTTTTCCCTGTATATGCCGGTGCGATAGTCCGCACTGACTGGTTCGATACTCTTTATGCGGCCCCTGACGAGAAACTTGGCGCTGCCTGCGGAAAAAAAGAAACCACTTTCGCAGTCTGGGCTCCGACAGCCACTGAGTTGAAGTTATATTTAAATAATGTTAGCTATTCAATGAATCGACAAAAAAATGGTGTGTGGAAGTGCACAATTCCTGGATACTGGCATGGTTCATCATATCAATATAAAGTTACGGTCAATGGTCAGACAGAGTTAGTTAACGATCCATATGCAAAGTCCCTTATGCCAAACAGTACTAAATCAGTAGTAATTGACCAGGATAAAGTCAGGATCAACTGGCTTCCTGCTAGTCAGCGGCCCTCCCTGAAAAATGTAACAGACGCTGTCATATACGAATTACACTTACGTGATGCCACAAGCCACAAAGAAAGCGGTGTAAAGCAAAAAGGGAAATACTGCGGGCTCGCTGAACGGAATACAAAGACAAATAAAGGCTTTTCCACTGGTATAAGTTATATGAAAGAACTCGGCTGTACTCATGTTCAGCTGCTGCCGGTCAATGATTTCGCCAGGGTTGACGAGCTTGACCCGGAAAAAGATTATAACTGGGGATACGACCCCCTGTTTTTCCAGGTGCCTGAAGGGAGCTATTCTCTTTCCCCTGAAGACCCTGCTGCCAGAATTACAGAATGTAAAACAATGATTAACACCATCCACCAGGAAGGGCTGAGTGTCATCCTGGATGTTGTTTTCAATCATGTTTATAAGATTGAGGAATCCACATTTCAAAAGCTGGTTCCAGGCTATTACTTCCGGTACCACGAAGACGGCACACTTAGCAACGGAACCGGAGTTGGGAACGACTTTGCTTCAGAAAGAACCATGGGGCGAAAGTTTATCATTGAATCGATTGATTACTGGCTGACTGAATTTAAGGTGGATGGCTTCCGGTTTGACTTAATGGGAATCCTTGATATAGAAACAATGAAACAGGTCCGTGAGCGATGCGAAGAGGAAAATGTAAAAATAATTGTTTTAGGCGAAGGCTGGGATTTATCTACTGCCCTCCCTGCAGAGCTTAAATCTGTTACAAACCATTCTCAGAAACTTCCGGGAATCATGTTTTTTAATGACTTTTTCAGAGATACGCTTAAAGGAAATTTGTTTAATATGCATGATACAGGCTATACGAATGGTAAAGGCCGGTTTATCGAACGGCTGCCCCACCTCGTATCCGGGTGTGCCCTTGAAGAATTTGGCCTTCCTGTTGTTTCCGATATAAACCAGACAATCAATTACGTTGAATGCCATGACAACCATACTTTATGGGACCGCCTGCTTAAAACAAATGAAGAGGAAAGCGACAAGGACAGGAAGAAAATTCACCAGCTCGCAACAGGCCTCACCTTGCTCAGCCAGGGTGTACCCTTCATTCATGCAGGGCAGGAATGGTTCCGTTCCAAGCAGGGAGACGGTAACAGTTATCTCTCCGGGGATAAAATCAACCAGCTTGACTGGAGTATGAGAGAGACAGAGGAAGAAAATATTAAATTTATTAGAAATCTTATCAGCATAAGGAAACAATTTAATGTATTCCGCCTTTCATCAAAAGAGGAAGTACGGAGACGTCTTCATATCCTTCAGACTCCTGCGCCTGTTTTCGGTTTTGCCCTGTTTGGCGACCGGGAAGACTTTGTCATATATGTAAACCCAACGAAAAGGAGATTTGAGCTTCATCTCCCATCCCCTGGGAAATGGCGGGTTATGGCGACAAATGAATTTCCCGGCGATACTGAGTTAGCCGGGAAAGAAGTATCGGGGGAATTCACTTTTCTCGAACCATACGAATTAACAGTAATGAAAAAGGCAAGATAA
- a CDS encoding response regulator transcription factor, which yields MIKVLLVDDHPMVIRGLRFFLSTQEDIVVAGEAYDGQEAIEKTAELLPDVILMDLDLPVLNGIEATKKITEKHPEIKVIILTSYSDQGHVVPAIRAGAAGYQLKDIEPEQLAETIRGACKGTAQIHPQVANQLMTHVAGGNDNTDSSLVEKLTRREEEVLSLIASGKSNKEISSELFITEKTVKTHVSNILAKLQVNDRTQAAIYAMKHGYDKV from the coding sequence ATGATAAAAGTACTTCTGGTGGATGACCACCCAATGGTCATACGGGGCCTTCGTTTTTTCCTGTCAACACAGGAGGATATTGTGGTGGCAGGAGAGGCTTACGACGGGCAGGAAGCGATTGAAAAAACTGCTGAACTGCTTCCGGATGTCATTTTAATGGATCTTGACCTTCCAGTTTTAAACGGCATCGAAGCTACAAAGAAAATTACTGAGAAACACCCGGAAATAAAGGTGATAATCCTAACGAGCTATTCCGACCAGGGCCATGTAGTACCTGCCATCCGGGCAGGCGCGGCGGGGTATCAGCTGAAGGACATAGAGCCTGAGCAGCTTGCTGAAACAATCCGAGGCGCCTGTAAAGGAACCGCCCAAATTCATCCTCAGGTGGCCAATCAGCTGATGACGCATGTTGCAGGGGGCAACGACAACACTGACAGCAGCTTAGTTGAAAAGCTCACGCGCAGGGAGGAGGAAGTGCTCAGCCTGATAGCATCAGGGAAAAGCAACAAAGAAATTTCAAGTGAATTGTTTATTACTGAAAAAACAGTCAAGACACATGTAAGCAATATTCTTGCGAAGCTGCAGGTAAACGACCGCACCCAGGCAGCCATTTATGCGATGAAACATGGTTATGACAAAGTATGA